In Nostoc sp. GT001, a genomic segment contains:
- a CDS encoding IS4 family transposase: MKLKNFTDLNAWAVEQWGDAELGDTRRTQRAIAIGAAIAANPQGSLPDMMQGWNEIRAAYRLFAEDDVTHKALIQPHITETKQSATEIKSNVVLFIQDTTELDYTHHRQVKGLGHIGDGKGRGMMLHTCLAVVPLPLNPQILGLAGQIPWLRSQKKDNDNTLVEALPELLRTDGEGEIWAEMVESIGTAPTPQTGSIWVSVGDRGSDIFSYLRRAKALYWHCLVRVTQNRVITKPDATKGYLKAFARSLQPMAEKTVVLRGRNGEPKRQVNLQVAWSQLTIQPPAIGCERKQQPIDGWCIRCWEPEGDLEWILFTTVAVNAREDALMQLDWYATRWLIEEYHKCLKTGCAVEKRQLESASSLVRLLGFFAIVSVRLLQLRQLSRSNSQLKAHEYIPTIMLKVLVARLGLTNCELTLGEFFLAIARLGGFLGRKSDGLPGWQTLWRGWLRLQDMCWAADFITQSV, encoded by the coding sequence ATGAAGTTGAAAAATTTCACAGACCTCAATGCTTGGGCAGTTGAGCAATGGGGAGATGCCGAATTAGGGGATACTCGTCGTACGCAAAGAGCGATCGCTATCGGTGCAGCCATAGCTGCCAACCCGCAAGGGAGTTTACCAGATATGATGCAAGGCTGGAATGAAATTCGTGCTGCGTACCGATTATTTGCGGAAGACGATGTAACTCATAAGGCATTAATTCAACCTCACATCACGGAGACGAAACAAAGCGCAACTGAAATAAAATCCAATGTTGTTTTATTCATCCAAGACACAACAGAACTAGATTATACTCATCATCGGCAAGTTAAGGGATTAGGGCATATTGGAGATGGCAAAGGTAGAGGAATGATGCTACACACGTGTTTAGCAGTAGTACCGTTACCTTTGAATCCACAAATTTTGGGATTGGCAGGACAAATACCTTGGCTGCGTAGTCAAAAAAAGGACAATGACAACACGTTGGTGGAAGCGCTACCAGAACTATTGAGAACAGATGGTGAAGGGGAAATTTGGGCAGAGATGGTGGAATCCATCGGCACTGCACCAACACCACAAACTGGGTCAATTTGGGTAAGTGTCGGAGACAGGGGGAGTGATATTTTTTCTTACCTTCGACGAGCCAAAGCTTTGTACTGGCACTGCTTAGTACGAGTCACTCAAAACCGAGTGATTACTAAACCTGATGCCACCAAAGGGTATCTCAAGGCATTTGCTCGTTCTTTACAACCAATGGCGGAGAAAACTGTTGTTTTGCGTGGGCGCAACGGAGAACCCAAACGTCAAGTTAACTTACAAGTAGCTTGGTCTCAATTGACAATTCAACCCCCAGCAATTGGCTGTGAAAGAAAACAACAGCCAATAGATGGTTGGTGTATTCGTTGTTGGGAACCAGAAGGAGATTTAGAATGGATTCTATTTACCACTGTTGCTGTAAATGCTCGTGAGGATGCCCTCATGCAACTAGATTGGTATGCTACACGTTGGTTAATTGAAGAGTATCATAAGTGTCTCAAAACTGGTTGTGCTGTAGAAAAACGTCAATTGGAGTCAGCTTCATCACTGGTAAGGTTACTTGGCTTTTTTGCTATAGTTTCAGTCAGATTATTACAGTTACGCCAACTTAGTCGCAGCAATTCCCAACTGAAGGCACACGAGTACATACCTACAATTATGTTAAAAGTCTTAGTTGCTCGTCTTGGGTTGACAAATTGTGAGTTGACTTTGGGTGAATTCTTTTTAGCGATCGCTCGTTTGGGTGGTTTTCTTGGCCGCAAATCCGATGGTCTACCTGGTTGGCAGACCTTATGGCGAGGCTGGTTGCGATTACAGGATATGTGTTGGGCTGCTGATTTTATCACCCAGTCAGTTTAA